The Heyndrickxia vini genome contains a region encoding:
- the pepT gene encoding peptidase T, whose translation MKDEIIKRFTSYVKVDTQSNEESETCPSTSGQWTLLHMLVEELKEIGMEEVTIDENGYVMATLPSNTEKQVPTIGFLAHVDTATDFTGKNVKPGLVGNYNGEDIVLNDSLHIVLSPNNFPNLANYKGHTLITTDGTTLLGADNKAGVAEIMTAMAYLIQHPEIKHGKVRVAFTPDEEIGRGPHKFDVPAFNASYAYTVDGGPLGELEYESFNAAGAKVTIHGNNIHPGSAKDKMINSLKIAMELQDMLPQEEAPEHTEGYDGFYHLLSMTGDVELTKMNYIIRDHDREKFNAKKANLERIVHDLQKKYGEKNVTLEMNDQYYNMKDKIEPVKHIVDIAYDAMKRLDIEPIVSPIRGGTDGSQLSYMGLPTPNIFTGGENFHGKFEFISVDNMIKATEVIVEITKMFEEKA comes from the coding sequence ATGAAAGACGAGATCATTAAAAGATTTACTTCATATGTAAAAGTAGATACACAATCAAACGAAGAAAGTGAAACATGTCCTTCTACATCTGGACAATGGACACTTCTTCATATGCTCGTTGAAGAACTAAAAGAGATCGGAATGGAAGAAGTAACGATTGATGAAAATGGCTATGTAATGGCAACTCTTCCTTCTAACACGGAAAAGCAAGTTCCTACGATTGGATTTTTAGCACATGTGGATACAGCAACGGATTTTACTGGTAAAAATGTAAAGCCCGGGTTAGTTGGAAATTACAATGGGGAGGATATTGTTTTAAACGATTCATTACATATTGTCTTATCTCCTAATAATTTTCCTAATCTAGCTAATTACAAAGGGCATACACTAATTACAACTGATGGCACCACCCTTCTCGGTGCGGATAATAAAGCAGGAGTTGCTGAAATAATGACAGCAATGGCTTATTTAATTCAACACCCAGAAATCAAACATGGAAAAGTGCGAGTAGCCTTTACACCAGATGAAGAGATTGGAAGAGGGCCACATAAATTTGATGTGCCCGCATTCAATGCAAGTTATGCGTATACCGTAGATGGAGGACCGTTAGGAGAACTAGAATATGAAAGCTTTAATGCTGCGGGGGCAAAAGTTACAATACACGGAAACAATATTCATCCTGGATCTGCTAAAGACAAAATGATTAACTCTCTTAAAATTGCCATGGAGTTACAAGATATGCTTCCACAAGAGGAGGCACCTGAACATACAGAAGGATATGATGGCTTTTATCATTTACTTTCTATGACTGGCGATGTAGAACTAACAAAGATGAACTATATCATTAGGGATCATGATAGAGAAAAGTTCAATGCAAAAAAGGCTAATTTAGAACGAATCGTTCATGACCTTCAAAAGAAATATGGAGAAAAGAACGTCACTCTAGAAATGAATGATCAATATTATAATATGAAAGATAAAATTGAACCCGTTAAGCATATTGTCGATATCGCATATGATGCAATGAAACGCTTAGATATCGAGCCCATTGTTTCACCTATTCGTGGTGGTACAGACGGCTCTCAATTATCCTACATGGGGCTTCCAACACCAAATATATTTACGGGTGGGGAAAACTTCCACGGTAAATTCGAATTCATCTCGGTGGACAACATGATTAAAGCAACAGAAGTAATCGTTGAAATCACTAAAATGTTTGAAGAAAAGGCATAA
- a CDS encoding sulfite exporter TauE/SafE family protein: protein MDFSFIITIFIIGFVGSFISGMLGIGGAIINYPMLLYIPTMLGVAHFSAHGVSSITAIQVFFGTLSGVWAYRKGGYLNKTLIAYMGISVLIGSFIGGFATKSFTESGINLVYGILAIIAVIMMFVPRRNIDDKPLGEVKFNKWFAAILAFVVGLGAGIVGAGGAFLLVPIMLVVLKIPTRMTIASSLAITFISSIGSVTGKLSTGQVEIIPSIIIVIASLIASPIGVTLGKKVNTKMLQIILGIMILATAIKIWFDILK from the coding sequence ATGGATTTTAGTTTTATTATAACAATTTTTATTATTGGTTTTGTAGGTTCCTTTATATCTGGAATGCTAGGTATCGGTGGAGCAATTATTAATTATCCAATGTTATTATATATACCGACGATGCTTGGGGTGGCTCATTTCAGTGCTCACGGTGTGTCGAGTATAACTGCTATTCAAGTGTTTTTTGGGACATTAAGCGGTGTTTGGGCTTATCGAAAGGGTGGCTATTTAAATAAAACATTGATTGCCTATATGGGGATTAGTGTTTTAATTGGGAGTTTTATAGGTGGATTTGCAACTAAGTCTTTTACTGAGAGTGGGATTAATTTAGTTTATGGAATCCTGGCCATAATTGCTGTAATTATGATGTTTGTACCTAGAAGGAATATTGATGATAAGCCTCTTGGCGAGGTAAAGTTTAATAAATGGTTTGCTGCAATACTTGCATTTGTAGTTGGTTTAGGTGCGGGGATAGTTGGTGCAGGTGGAGCATTTTTATTAGTACCGATTATGCTCGTCGTATTAAAAATTCCAACGAGAATGACCATTGCTTCATCATTAGCTATAACATTTATTTCATCTATAGGGTCAGTCACGGGCAAGTTATCTACCGGTCAAGTAGAAATAATTCCTTCTATTATTATTGTAATAGCAAGTTTAATTGCCTCTCCAATAGGCGTTACTCTTGGCAAGAAAGTAAATACAAAAATGCTTCAAATCATTCTTGGCATCATGATATTAGCCACAGCCATAAAAATTTGGTTCGATATCCTAAAGTAA
- a CDS encoding sulfurtransferase TusA family protein, which yields MNIAKFLDAKGLACPMPIVRTKKAMTELQVGEILEIHVTDKGAKNDLAAWSKSGGHELLKVEEENDLLKFWIKKG from the coding sequence ATGAATATAGCAAAATTTTTAGATGCAAAAGGTTTAGCATGCCCAATGCCAATCGTTAGAACGAAAAAGGCAATGACTGAATTACAAGTGGGAGAAATACTTGAAATACATGTAACAGATAAAGGGGCAAAAAATGACTTGGCTGCATGGTCCAAGTCCGGTGGTCATGAGTTGTTAAAAGTTGAAGAAGAAAATGATCTATTGAAGTTTTGGATTAAAAAGGGATAA
- a CDS encoding MBL fold metallo-hydrolase, with protein sequence MAVKLMTSKEVTKKVIKKEELFILDVRNQNDFNDWKIEGEKFEYLNIPYFELLDGVEGILNQLPNDKEILVVCAKEGSSVMVAEMLSEYGVSVSYLQGGMKAWSEYLEPIKVGDLVNGGELYQFVRIGKGCLSYMLVSNGEAAIIDATRMTDVYIDFARDINAKIVHIFDTHLHADHISGGRKIAELTGATYWLPPKDATEVTFSYNPLENNNQIMIGNTTLSIQALYSPGHTIGSTSFIVDEQYLLSGDILFIDSIGRPDLAGLAEDWVGDLRETLYRRYKELSHELIVLPAHFMVISELNEDGSVSEKLGTLFENNHGLNLSNEYEFNKLVTENLPPQPNSYQEIRETNMGKVTPDIEKQREMEIGPNRCAVR encoded by the coding sequence ATGGCAGTAAAATTAATGACTTCTAAAGAAGTGACAAAAAAAGTAATAAAAAAAGAAGAACTTTTTATATTGGATGTTCGTAATCAAAATGATTTTAACGATTGGAAGATTGAAGGAGAGAAGTTTGAGTATTTAAATATTCCCTATTTCGAATTGCTTGACGGTGTAGAAGGAATTTTAAATCAACTACCAAATGATAAAGAAATATTGGTTGTCTGTGCAAAAGAGGGGTCATCTGTAATGGTGGCCGAAATGTTATCGGAGTATGGGGTGTCCGTGTCATATCTACAAGGTGGGATGAAAGCGTGGAGTGAGTATTTAGAACCGATTAAAGTGGGTGACTTAGTAAATGGCGGTGAGCTCTATCAATTTGTCCGAATCGGTAAAGGCTGCCTGTCCTATATGTTAGTATCAAATGGTGAAGCAGCCATTATTGATGCGACACGGATGACTGATGTGTATATCGATTTTGCGAGAGATATTAACGCAAAAATTGTTCATATATTCGATACACATTTACACGCAGATCATATTTCTGGGGGTAGAAAAATTGCAGAATTAACGGGTGCGACTTATTGGCTGCCTCCAAAAGATGCGACTGAAGTAACTTTTAGCTACAATCCACTAGAAAATAATAATCAAATTATGATTGGAAACACAACACTGTCTATTCAAGCGTTGTATTCTCCGGGGCATACAATTGGATCAACTTCTTTTATTGTGGATGAACAGTATTTACTATCGGGTGATATTTTGTTTATTGACTCAATTGGAAGACCAGATTTAGCAGGATTAGCCGAAGATTGGGTGGGTGATTTAAGAGAAACCCTTTACCGACGTTATAAAGAATTGTCACATGAGCTAATAGTACTGCCTGCACATTTTATGGTTATTTCTGAACTGAACGAAGATGGCAGTGTTTCTGAAAAATTAGGAACATTATTTGAAAATAATCATGGCTTAAATCTTTCAAATGAATATGAGTTCAATAAATTAGTAACAGAAAATTTACCGCCACAGCCTAATTCTTATCAAGAGATTCGTGAGACAAATATGGGAAAAGTGACACCTGATATTGAAAAACAACGGGAAATGGAAATTGGTCCAAACCGTTGTGCGGTACGATAA
- a CDS encoding sulfurtransferase TusA family protein yields the protein MERIKTDYVLNAKGLACPMPIVKTKKLMKELKAGQVIEIQATDKGSKADLKAWAESGGHQYLGTIEEGEVLKHYLRKASEEEIEEKNHPNVINNEGLENVLYSKSNVLLLDVREAAEYAFDHIPGAVSIPLGELNEKIQELDREKEIYVICRTGRRSDLAAQKLTENGFKNVVNVIPGMSQWSGKTEKSY from the coding sequence ATGGAACGAATTAAAACAGACTATGTGCTAAATGCGAAGGGTTTAGCCTGTCCAATGCCAATCGTAAAAACGAAAAAATTAATGAAAGAGTTAAAGGCAGGTCAAGTTATAGAGATACAAGCAACTGATAAAGGCTCTAAGGCTGATCTTAAAGCGTGGGCAGAAAGTGGTGGCCATCAATATTTAGGTACAATTGAAGAGGGAGAAGTATTAAAGCATTATCTTCGTAAGGCAAGTGAGGAAGAAATAGAGGAAAAAAATCACCCCAATGTTATAAATAACGAGGGATTAGAAAATGTCCTTTATTCAAAATCAAACGTTCTTCTCCTAGATGTTCGAGAAGCTGCAGAATATGCATTTGACCATATACCCGGGGCTGTATCAATTCCTCTTGGAGAACTTAATGAAAAAATACAAGAACTTGATCGAGAGAAAGAGATATATGTCATATGCAGAACAGGTAGACGCAGTGATCTAGCAGCACAGAAGTTAACAGAAAACGGGTTTAAGAATGTAGTGAATGTCATACCAGGAATGAGTCAATGGTCAGGAAAAACGGAGAAAAGCTATTAA
- a CDS encoding rhodanese-like domain-containing protein — protein MKQLTAKEVENLLCQGKQLNIIDVRELDEVKEGKINAAMNIPLGLIEARMSELDKSKEYIIVCRSGGRSGRACQFLESRGFNVINMVGGMLDWEGEMV, from the coding sequence ATGAAACAATTAACTGCAAAAGAAGTAGAAAATTTACTGTGTCAGGGAAAGCAATTAAATATTATAGATGTTCGAGAATTGGATGAGGTAAAAGAAGGGAAAATTAATGCAGCGATGAATATACCACTTGGTTTAATAGAGGCGCGTATGTCTGAACTAGATAAATCTAAAGAATATATTATCGTTTGCCGCTCAGGTGGTAGAAGTGGTCGTGCATGTCAATTTCTTGAAAGCAGAGGCTTTAATGTGATTAATATGGTCGGGGGAATGCTCGATTGGGAAGGTGAAATGGTATAA
- a CDS encoding DsrE/DsrF/DrsH-like family protein, which yields MSEKKRTTIVLFSGDYDKAMAAYIIANGAAAYDHEVTIFHTFWGLNALRKDEKLMIKKGFLEKMFGKMMPKGADKMGLSKMNFAGFGPKMIKNVIKKHNAMTLPQLIEMAEEQDIKLVACTMTMDLLGLIQEELLDNIEYAGVAAYLGDAEDGNVNLFI from the coding sequence ATGTCTGAAAAGAAAAGAACGACAATCGTGTTATTTAGCGGAGATTATGATAAAGCAATGGCAGCTTATATTATTGCTAATGGTGCAGCTGCATATGACCATGAAGTGACCATTTTCCATACATTTTGGGGACTAAATGCGTTAAGAAAAGATGAGAAGTTGATGATTAAAAAAGGATTCCTTGAAAAAATGTTTGGAAAAATGATGCCTAAAGGCGCTGATAAGATGGGACTATCTAAAATGAACTTCGCAGGATTTGGACCTAAAATGATTAAAAATGTTATTAAAAAGCATAATGCAATGACACTTCCACAACTTATTGAAATGGCAGAGGAACAAGATATTAAGCTTGTTGCATGCACAATGACGATGGATCTTCTAGGACTTATACAAGAAGAGTTATTGGATAACATTGAATATGCTGGTGTTGCAGCGTATTTGGGTGATGCGGAAGATGGAAATGTAAATTTATTTATTTAA
- a CDS encoding metal-sensitive transcriptional regulator produces the protein MDYNDQMKNRVKRIEGQLRGILNMMEENKDCKEVITQLSATRSAIDRTIGVIVSSNLVECVRAANESGEKDPEQLVKEAVNLLVKSR, from the coding sequence ATGGATTACAATGATCAAATGAAAAATAGAGTGAAGAGAATTGAAGGACAATTAAGAGGAATTCTGAACATGATGGAAGAGAATAAAGATTGTAAAGAAGTAATAACCCAGCTTTCAGCTACAAGGAGTGCGATTGATCGCACAATTGGTGTTATTGTTAGTTCAAACCTAGTGGAATGCGTTAGGGCGGCCAATGAAAGCGGGGAAAAGGATCCTGAACAATTGGTAAAAGAGGCAGTGAACCTATTAGTGAAAAGCAGATGA
- a CDS encoding ParM/StbA family protein: MTHSRIAAIDVGNDSLKGIFGELETEINIPNVIARDIADRPIIGLEELDQQNPIEGIHIRVHSPTLKDNNAIYRVGHLATKSDNSTELDPGSSKSEEDQTLVMLFASLALDAVSEENSQKFKQSNHVIEANYTLGTGLPLREVKEGKDVGFRSRLLGSVHQVEFLVTPKYQGKKVNIRFDEVKVYPEGFAAFINLVMDNHLNIINKELIDKRILIQDIGGLSTDIAVIKNRKVDDDKAQGYNLGVSESLESIREEIRSKHGVELDSRRDVVEIITKKNDRNHIMVKGSRTSVHDIVDRILFDLAKKQYRILRNTWQKNSQTEICYFIGGGSIILKDYLKTMNNSLDGYNIDFFEDERESIWMMANAYYKLIKDFSRKNKPVEQKEEKKLAKTQ, from the coding sequence ATGACTCACTCTCGAATTGCAGCAATTGATGTAGGTAATGACTCATTAAAAGGTATATTTGGAGAGCTGGAAACAGAAATAAATATTCCTAATGTTATCGCAAGAGATATAGCAGATCGTCCAATCATAGGTTTAGAGGAGTTAGATCAACAAAACCCTATTGAAGGTATACATATTCGTGTCCACTCCCCCACTCTTAAAGATAACAATGCCATTTATCGGGTCGGACACCTCGCGACAAAAAGTGACAATTCTACAGAACTAGATCCGGGCAGCAGTAAATCGGAAGAAGATCAAACACTTGTTATGTTATTTGCAAGCTTAGCTTTAGACGCTGTAAGTGAAGAAAATAGCCAAAAATTTAAGCAATCAAATCATGTTATTGAAGCTAATTATACTTTGGGTACTGGATTACCTCTTAGGGAAGTAAAAGAAGGAAAAGATGTTGGCTTTCGTTCACGTCTACTCGGATCGGTCCATCAAGTTGAATTTCTAGTTACTCCTAAATATCAAGGGAAAAAGGTAAATATTCGATTTGATGAAGTGAAAGTGTATCCGGAAGGTTTTGCTGCTTTTATTAATTTAGTAATGGATAATCATTTAAATATAATTAATAAGGAATTGATTGATAAGCGAATTCTTATTCAGGATATTGGTGGTCTATCTACGGATATTGCTGTGATTAAAAATCGCAAAGTAGATGACGATAAAGCGCAAGGATATAACTTAGGCGTTTCTGAGTCGCTAGAATCTATAAGAGAAGAAATACGGTCTAAACATGGTGTTGAATTGGATAGTCGACGAGACGTCGTAGAAATTATCACTAAGAAGAATGACCGAAATCATATAATGGTTAAAGGTAGTCGGACAAGCGTTCATGATATTGTCGACAGAATATTATTTGACTTGGCCAAAAAGCAATACAGAATATTAAGGAATACGTGGCAAAAAAATTCACAAACGGAAATTTGTTATTTTATCGGCGGCGGATCGATTATTTTAAAGGATTATCTAAAAACGATGAATAACAGTCTTGATGGATATAATATCGACTTTTTTGAGGATGAAAGAGAAAGCATTTGGATGATGGCGAATGCTTACTATAAATTAATTAAAGATTTTTCTCGCAAAAATAAACCAGTTGAACAAAAAGAAGAAAAGAAATTAGCCAAAACTCAATAA
- a CDS encoding DUF4023 family protein produces the protein MDTHDFVKKLHDDQEKQEKNKKHGHGSPNKVLPTKQHGTNK, from the coding sequence ATGGACACACATGATTTTGTGAAAAAATTACATGATGATCAGGAAAAACAAGAAAAGAACAAAAAACACGGACACGGTAGCCCAAATAAAGTCTTACCTACAAAACAACATGGGACAAATAAATAA
- a CDS encoding GntR family transcriptional regulator, producing MKLNPDGLKPIYVQISEWLENEIINGSLEKDQKVYSQYQLAEMFTINPATAAKGLNILADDNILYKKRGLGMFVTEHAQEIILSKRKSQTLKRLVFETVHEANTLNVSEVELVQMIKNAIMEIKGVGK from the coding sequence TTGAAATTAAATCCGGATGGATTAAAGCCTATTTATGTACAAATTTCAGAGTGGCTGGAAAATGAAATTATCAACGGAAGTTTGGAAAAGGACCAAAAAGTTTATTCACAATATCAACTTGCTGAAATGTTTACAATCAATCCAGCAACTGCAGCAAAGGGATTAAATATATTGGCTGATGATAATATCCTTTATAAAAAGCGTGGACTTGGCATGTTTGTCACAGAACATGCGCAAGAAATCATCCTTTCCAAAAGAAAAAGCCAAACATTAAAAAGACTTGTTTTCGAGACAGTGCATGAGGCTAATACACTAAATGTTTCGGAAGTTGAATTGGTACAAATGATTAAAAACGCAATTATGGAAATTAAGGGGGTTGGGAAATGA
- a CDS encoding ABC transporter ATP-binding protein, producing the protein MNAVYCNNLAKSYANAQVLKNITFTIEPNTITGIIGRNGAGKTTLLKIIAGFFRETSGEIKVFSKKPFNNLFVSANTIYIDDQMNLPASLQLIEILEEGRRFYKNWDHQLALRLFDYFSLHPNQYYSNLSRGMRNTFNMIIGLSSHCALTIFDEPTTGMDAAVRKDFYRALLKDYIAHPRTILLSSHHLDEIEDLLEDVLLIKDGKVLLHRPISEFKEWAIGLKGPKSLIEQWIENNDVLHVQEVGNNSLYAVIKNDFTSFDIDNIRLAGIEITPVTASDVCVYLTSTFKGGIDDVFN; encoded by the coding sequence ATGAATGCCGTTTATTGTAACAATTTAGCAAAATCATATGCAAATGCGCAGGTATTGAAAAATATCACTTTTACAATTGAGCCAAACACGATTACTGGGATTATTGGAAGAAATGGTGCCGGAAAAACGACACTTTTGAAAATTATAGCTGGATTTTTCCGCGAAACCTCTGGTGAAATCAAAGTATTTTCAAAAAAACCTTTTAATAATCTTTTCGTGTCCGCAAATACCATTTATATCGATGATCAAATGAATCTACCCGCTTCCTTACAACTAATTGAAATTTTAGAAGAGGGTCGTCGCTTCTATAAAAATTGGGATCATCAACTTGCGCTTCGTCTATTTGACTATTTTTCTCTTCATCCTAATCAATACTATAGCAATTTATCTAGAGGGATGAGAAATACGTTTAATATGATTATAGGATTGTCATCTCACTGTGCATTAACCATTTTCGATGAACCGACAACAGGTATGGATGCAGCAGTTCGTAAGGATTTTTACCGAGCTTTATTAAAGGATTATATTGCACACCCTAGAACAATTCTTTTGTCCAGTCATCATTTAGATGAAATTGAGGATCTATTGGAAGATGTACTACTTATTAAAGATGGAAAAGTTTTATTACATCGTCCAATATCCGAATTTAAAGAATGGGCAATCGGACTCAAAGGACCAAAATCACTTATTGAACAATGGATTGAAAATAATGATGTCCTCCATGTGCAAGAAGTCGGAAATAACTCCCTGTATGCCGTCATTAAGAATGATTTTACTTCTTTTGATATAGATAATATTCGGCTGGCTGGAATAGAAATTACTCCTGTTACAGCAAGTGATGTGTGTGTCTATTTAACAAGTACGTTTAAAGGAGGGATTGATGATGTCTTTAATTGA
- the kynU gene encoding kynureninase: MDEQTFEYSLDYALQLDAEDSLAKYQAEFYKKKGIIYLDGNSLGLLSKRAEKSLLELLDSWRNFGIDGWTEGEYPWFDLSERLGKMIAPLIGALDDEVIVSGSTTTNLHQLVATFFEPNGRRNKILADELNFPSDIYTLQSQLKLRGFDPGIHLLRVKSRDGRLIEEDDIIAAMTEEVAIILLPSVLYRSGQILDMKRLTNEAHKRGIIIGFDLCHSIGAIKHWLDEWDVDFAVWCNYKYLNSGPGAVGGLYVNKRHFGRLPGLAGWFSSQKDKQFDMEHILTAAEHAGAYQIGTPHILSMAPLIGSLEMFEEAGMDHLRNKSLQITRYMMNLITYELNDMGFTIGNPLDDHRRGGHIYLEHKEAARICKALKANGVIPDFRAPNGIRLAPIALYTTYEEVWNSVQLLKKIMEDEQYKQFENKRGVVA, from the coding sequence ATGGACGAACAAACATTTGAGTATTCACTGGATTATGCTCTCCAATTGGATGCCGAAGATTCGTTAGCTAAATATCAGGCCGAATTTTATAAAAAAAAGGGGATCATCTATCTTGATGGGAATTCGCTAGGGTTATTATCTAAACGAGCGGAGAAGTCATTATTGGAATTGCTAGATTCATGGAGAAACTTTGGGATTGATGGATGGACAGAAGGGGAGTATCCATGGTTTGACCTATCTGAACGACTTGGAAAAATGATTGCTCCACTAATTGGTGCTTTGGACGATGAGGTAATCGTAAGCGGTTCCACAACGACTAATCTTCACCAATTAGTTGCGACCTTTTTTGAACCGAACGGGAGAAGAAACAAAATTCTTGCAGATGAATTAAATTTCCCTTCGGATATTTATACCCTTCAAAGCCAGCTTAAGCTTAGAGGTTTTGATCCTGGGATACATTTATTACGAGTGAAAAGTCGAGATGGCCGATTGATAGAGGAAGATGATATTATTGCTGCAATGACAGAGGAAGTGGCAATAATACTTTTGCCAAGCGTGTTATATCGGAGCGGGCAAATTTTAGATATGAAACGACTCACAAATGAAGCACACAAACGTGGAATTATCATCGGCTTTGATCTATGCCATTCCATCGGCGCAATAAAGCATTGGCTCGATGAATGGGATGTGGATTTTGCTGTTTGGTGTAATTACAAATATTTAAATAGTGGACCTGGTGCGGTAGGTGGATTGTATGTTAATAAGCGACACTTCGGACGTTTACCCGGTCTTGCAGGGTGGTTTAGTTCACAAAAGGATAAACAATTCGATATGGAGCATATCTTAACCGCCGCGGAACATGCCGGAGCTTATCAAATTGGGACTCCACATATATTAAGTATGGCACCGTTAATCGGTTCCCTTGAAATGTTTGAAGAAGCGGGGATGGATCATCTGCGCAATAAATCTTTGCAAATCACTCGATATATGATGAATCTTATCACATATGAGTTAAATGATATGGGGTTTACTATAGGGAATCCATTGGATGATCATCGCCGAGGTGGACATATTTATTTGGAGCATAAAGAAGCAGCAAGAATTTGTAAGGCATTGAAAGCGAACGGTGTTATCCCTGATTTCCGCGCACCAAATGGGATAAGGCTTGCACCTATTGCACTTTATACTACGTATGAAGAGGTTTGGAATTCTGTTCAGCTATTGAAAAAAATTATGGAGGATGAACAGTACAAGCAATTTGAAAATAAGCGTGGCGTAGTGGCGTAG
- a CDS encoding PaaI family thioesterase gives MEEQSVKAIQDDYPDSFAWCYGCGRLNEEGHHFRTVWQGENTVTVYTPSKDHLALPGFVYGGVIASLIDCHGTGSAALALHRKNGHEPGDGSEPPRFVTASLKVDFLKPTPHGVPLKAIGTVEEIHPKKWKVATEVFANDELCVRGEVVAVVMPSTFLKKE, from the coding sequence ATGGAAGAACAAAGTGTAAAGGCGATTCAAGATGATTATCCAGATAGTTTTGCTTGGTGTTACGGCTGTGGACGATTAAATGAGGAGGGGCACCACTTTCGAACAGTCTGGCAAGGGGAAAATACAGTAACTGTTTATACACCGTCAAAGGATCATTTGGCACTTCCAGGTTTTGTTTATGGTGGAGTAATCGCATCATTAATTGATTGTCATGGTACAGGTTCAGCCGCATTAGCATTACATAGAAAAAACGGTCACGAACCGGGAGATGGTTCAGAACCACCTCGTTTTGTTACAGCATCTCTAAAGGTCGACTTTCTTAAACCTACACCACATGGTGTTCCGTTAAAAGCGATTGGGACAGTAGAGGAAATTCACCCTAAAAAGTGGAAAGTTGCTACGGAAGTATTTGCAAATGATGAGCTTTGTGTTCGCGGTGAAGTAGTAGCTGTCGTAATGCCAAGTACGTTTTTGAAAAAGGAATGA